CGCAAAGCAACAGCTCAACAAAATCAGACAGAGCTTTGATTCGGCCATGGACTTGAAAGCCACGGCACTAAACCAAGCCGCTGAAGCGAAACGTGCGCTACAAGTAAACTCTGCCAAGGTCAGCGAACTTTCTAAAGAGATTGGTGATATGAAAGACGCGATTCATCAGCTCAAGCTAGCCGCCACTCAGAATCTTGAAGAGTATGCTAATATCGTTAAGGAGAAAGATGACTTAAGAGAGTGTTACAAGACGGCTGTTGAGGAGGCAGAGAAGAAGCTACTAGTGTTGCGGAAAGAGTATCAGCCTGAGCTCTCAAGGAATCTTGAAGCTAAACTGATTGAGACAACTTCAGAGATTGAGATCTTGAGAGAAGAGATGAAGAAAGCTCATGAATCTGAGATGAACACGGTCAAGATCATTACAAACGAGCTTAACGAAGCTACAATGAAGCTACAAGAAGCTGCTGATGAGGAAGGCTATCTAAGAAGCTTGGTGAATTCCTTAAGGATGGAGCTTGAAGAGATGAGAAGAGAGCGCGAAGAGCTGCAGCAGAGAGAAGCAGAGAGGTTGGAGACTGAGGAAAGGAAGAAGGTGGAAGCTCTCAAGGAAGAGAGCTTGAAACTCGAGGAGATGAAGTCAGAAGCTTTGGTAGCAAGAAACGAAGCTGAAGAGATGAATAGAAAGATAGGGAGCTTGAAGAAAGAAACCGATTCCGCGATGGTAGCTGCGGAGGAAGCTGAGAAGAGACTAGAGCTTGTTATAAGTAAAGTGGAAGAGGCTAAAGCAGCTGAGGAGAAGGTTCGGGAGGAGATGAAGATGATATCTCAGAAGCAAGAGAGCAAGAAACAGGACGAAGAATCGTCCGGTTCGAAGATAAAGATCACAGTGCAGGAGTTTGAGTCTTTGAAACGAGGAGCAGGGGAGACAGAGACAGCGATAGAGAAGAAGTTGGCAGGTATAGCAGCTGAGCTTGAAGAGATGAATACAAGAAAAGCAGAAGCGGATAACAAGCTTGGAGCAAGTCTTAAAGCTatagaggagatgaagcacGCGACGGACTTGGCTCAGAAGGCAGCGGACTCAGCAGAAGCTGCAAAGAGCGTGGTGGAAAGTGAGTTGAAGAGATGGCGTCAAAAAGAAAATGTACAACATGCTTAGCGTCTTTCTTTGGTTCTGtataaaaaacatttgttttattccaaaataaaaattataaaggtGAAGTTCAACATCACATGAACAACAACACATAGATAGATCTCAATCATTTAGTAAAGGCATCACCTAAATATCTGAGAGGGAATCACTAATCAGCTTCTGTCTCAAGAAATCTTCATTAAGTAAACAAAATATCAAGGTGTAATCATAAGTTTAAGCGACGTCGTTTTACTTAGTCgacattaaaaacaaattaaaatcacGTAAACAACGACACGacacaaaatttaaattgaaccggaattatttacctaaccggTTTTCTTTGTTCGTTCTCTTATCCGAAAATTTCGAGACCTCGGTCGGACAAATCTATCTCGGTGTGTCCTAAGActaagggtctgactggttcaaacgcagcggttgcggttgcggctgcgggcgtttgcggatgcgggtggttgcggtttctagcggttttaagagatttgtacgactggttctgcggttagaaattggtgcgtttgcgggatacttatgactggttaactaccaaatacagcagcggttaaataataaattgacaatatttacattttatataattataaaaatatcaaaaatcataatattataataaatatttaaattatattttcaaagttatagttttaaatttttaaaattatagaaaatatttttattttaaaattttataatattaattaaaatataatagatatattttagtatttttataattccattttaaaatttttatttttatttttatttttgtatttatatggttttttaaaaaaaaagaaaaaaaaaattatcctcccgcaaccgcccgcaaccgcaaacgctagctggaaccagcttttgattttaagaggttcggagcggtttgaaacgatttgtagcggtttgtatgattgtttcgaaacgctgtcaaccgctaccaatcgcaaaagctgcgtttgcgggtgataGCGGGAAAACCAATCAAGCTCTAAGAGGAGGACGATTCAACTGAAGCAGCGATGATGTTGAGGACACAGAGATGGGAGCATCTTACTACTTTGAGATCGGTTCGTTCCCATTCAATTCAGACAGGTACTCTGAGAAATGCTTACGAGTTCTTCTGCGAACGAGGCTTTTCTAGCGGTCTCACCAGCGATAGAAATCTCTCTTACAAAGAGAAACTGAGAAGTGGGATTGTTGGAATCAAGAAAGATGATGCTGGAGGACTATGTAAGAAAGGGTCGCTGTCTGAAGCGAGACTGTTGCTTAGGAAGATGGAAGAGGATGGGATTGCGCCAGATAGTGGTCCATACAACACTCTCATCAGGGCACATCTCCGAGATGGTGACGTAAGCATTTCAGTTGAACTCATCGAAGAAATGAAGAGGTGTGGCTTCTCTGCAGATGCTTCCACTGTAAAGATGGTTATGGATATGTTATCGGATGGTAGATTGGACAGAAGCTTTCTAGACATGCTTTCTTAAATGCCTCATCCAACTAAGTGCCGGTTAGTGTTTACAAGTTGACTGGGTTTTATTAGttgaaacaagttttttttatgtCTAAGGGCAATGTGGCTTCTCTGGTCTGCCCTTAAGTTACATTATAGGCATTTCTATGCGAAAGGTTTCTTGGCTTAGGAAAGGTTTTGGAAATTTTCTAGATGTTAAACACGACTGAGCAAGCTCTTCTTTAAGCCCTTTCTCACTATGCTCATCTGTATACTTTTGCTGTTTAGGTTTTACTTGTAATGTTATGAACAAATCTGTTATTTCTCTAGTTTGTTTTGGAAATTGTTTTTTCGGTACATGTCTCTGCACTGAAACGAACCTTCATGATCTGCTCTAAATGTCCTTTTCTTGGGTGGACAATAGGATGATGATATATACGGAAAACACTTTCTCAGAACCTGAACCTGTAGAGAATGCTCCATGACTCCAAATTCTCTCGTTCAGTCAAGTCGGTCTCCACTGATCTTATTTTGCAGATCTTTCTCATCAGCTACCCTTTGAATGCTAATTGGTCACGAAGAACTAGCCGAGAAACTTGGATAAGATGCTCCGATATGATTGAAATTTACAACATGAAACATAACAATAGGATTGATGTGATGAGTTAGAAGAAACGGCGTCAAAAAGAAAATGTACAACGTGCTTAGTGCTTTTATTCAATCTGTATAAaacattgtttgttttattccaATATAATAAGTATAACGACAATGAAAATGGTGAAGTTCAACATCACATGAACAACACATAGATATAGATCAATCATTTGGTAAAGGCATCAATCACCCAAATATCTGAGAGGGAATAGCACTGATCAGCTTCTGTCTCAAGAAGTCCTCATAAGCCTCAGCAATGAGATGATCATCATCCCACTTATCACGGAACGTGTCTGCTTGTGTGGCAAGTCTTACATAGCCATCTTCTAATTCCTTGTTTCTCCATTGTTCAACAGGTGGTTCACCAATCTGATCAGCTATCCAGTTGAGGTACTCAGCCTGACCGACGACACCAAGACGATGCGTGTATCTCTTGGGGAACCCGTTAGCATCACGCTTTGCATAGAGGGCGTTGGTGTCCTCCATCATTTTGTCTTCTGAAGGAAGTGTGACACGACCGGACAAAACTGCAGCCACCCACTTGCTTTGAAGCTCAAACAGAGTGAATAGCAATGTCTGATTCAAGGAAAAAAAGTCTGATTAGGCGATGAATGATTAATCCTACAAAGAAGTAGAATGGATGAGCGAGAGACTTAACCATCCATGGTAAACCGATGAAGGAAAGCCCCGGAGCAAGAGCAGGAGGAAAGACATGTTTGTAAAGCGGTCCAACACAGTTATCCTCCACGGTGATATAGCCATTGGTATTGAGAAATGGGAAGTGATATATGTAACCAGTGCAGTGCACAATAGTATCTGCTTGTACAACCTTACCATTCTTGAAAACAATGGAGCCATCTTTGCGTGCGGTTTCTATCTGCAGAAACATATATTGAATCATTAAAGCTTCTAAGATGATCAATGTTCTAAAACTCGTTCCTAAactaaaagatttttaaaacaatttttcaaaaaatcggTGTAATTGTCCGTCTAATCAATTATTTCATATAAAGCGTCTAACTACCGCCTAGTGAGTTTTTGAACATTGTGAgaatgtttttgtttcattttgtttaCCATAGGGTGAAGCCATAGATTGTCGGCCCCGGGAAGCTTCTCATATGTCTCAGACGGTTTCGACCTAGCTGCGATATGGACTTCTTTAGCCACTCCTGTTAAGTCCCTGCTGATATCTGATCCACTCGCAAAGTTTCCTATCACTACCACAACCTTTCAAACATGTCAGGCCAATAAAACAATCAGTAAAGGGCTTATAAGTTATGTAAGAACATACCTGGTCTTTGAATGGATCAGGAACTCTGTAGTTGTGACTATGAAGTTGCTTCCCTGGCCATAGATCTATACCTAAAAACACTCAAAATCATTTCACATAAGTCAAACATGTATTACTTCAAAAGTCAACGAAAGATTTAATACTTTTTAATCAAATACCAGGAATTTGAGCAACACGAGGCTCTGTGTAGTGTCCATTACACACGACCACAGAGTCAAAGATCTCATCTCTGGACACCCCATCGGAGTTTCTTGATCGGATCTTCCACTTCCGACCATCCTGCTCGACACGAACCACTTCTGTCCCGAACCGAACCATCTCCACGAGTTTGAACTCTCTCGCGAAGTCTCGAAGATACGCCAAGACTTCCCTGTGTGTAGGATACCTTCTCGGGTCTCTGGACTCGTCATGTTCTGGTCGGGGCACGAAAGGGAAGTCACTGTAACCCATACACTCTCTAGGGAGATTGGTCCGGAGCGAGTCGTAGACACTAGAGTGGACtacggttcggttcggatcgagACTAAGCGGGTCCGGTTCGCTTTGAGGTGTGTACACCCAGAGACCTCCGACTTCTGTGTTGCGTTCAAAGACGACGACGGAGTGTGATTCCCGACGTAGCTCTCGTGCTGCTACGAGCCCGGCGGCTCCTGCTCCGATCACTGCCACGTGGAGAGAGTTGATTGGGCTGCAAGAGGGTGCCATTTTTGTTGGTTTGGAAATTGTTGGGCTCCAATCGTCTGAGGGGGCAATCATTATATCAtaaatgattattatttttttaataatgcatGTTGATgaatgatgacaaaaaaaagcattatcttaaataattttttcatgTGTGCTATAAACGGGTTGAAAGAATAAAACTGTACTTGATAAAGCAATGGATCTAGTTTCACTGTAAGTCAAATCATTatataccaaaatggtaacaaatatcaaaatactagttggtaaataaataataacatggtaaatataaaaagttaaaaataagtaATCACTACATCAAATGACAAATTAGTCAGTTTTTTACGTCTTCAAAATGAAAATTTCGAAGAAATGCGTTTCCGATAAATTTCCATATATTTCAATAGATTCTGATTTCAAAATGTTTcctaaaaaactcaatattcaaTACTAAtcaactaaaaccaaaaacaaaaacccacATATCAATAAAAACGTATAACTACACTTTtgtaatacttaaaaaaaacgCAAAATAAGATGGTAACAATTTTTCCGAGTTATACGTACCCCAAACGCGTAACACGGTCGAATCGAGCAAAATGGATCCCATCCAATTCtacaaattattataaaaaaatttaagatcgTAACGAGAGagtataataatttatgatgattatataataataaatggtGGGCCCTTAGATGGTAAAAGCTGGAAACTGGGCTACAAAGCCTCCTCTACTGTCTCGAAACTATGTATGGTCTACTGTCTCACACCCATGTTTGGTCCTCTCTCTTTACCTCAACTCATACAGATCTGACCAAAATCTCCTCTTCACGACCAGCTGCaacaaaaactatatttttaattatttttctcatttcagTTTTATTAGTAGTATATACTAGAATAATTCTAGttttctctctatatatatattttttaaaatactgcCATTATCGTCACTTGTCACTAAATGACTAAAACAGACCCCATTGGGTCACAATTAGTAAACAAAGGAAAAAGGAAGGAATCCTAAAATCTTTGtcgataataataataaccaaacaaaaaaagttaaatataaatCTAAGAAAAAGATACATCCTCTGATGTTGAACACTAACCACTAAAgacccctctctctctctctcagatttttttttctctttcagatTTTTGAGAGTCTTCCTCTCTATTATCTCTCTGCCTCCTCATGGTCtagttttttaaataatttttataaatactagatctttgtccgcgctacgcgcggatagtattttgattttttttcttcatatttttgtactattatgtcaattgtttagttttataaaatgttatgtttttactgtaagttaatttttttgaatcttaCCACAACACATTATACACAAAGAGAATATAGTtggtctttatattcttatttggtgtaatattgaaaattttgatggtttgtttaaatagtttttttaaattatatattttaggattgattttcgtgactatattctataattgtataaaaaaattgtttgtcccATATAGACATCCATATAAATATGGACTTctgataaatttgttcattgggatatttagtttcactttcaactttattcttttttttggcaCCCTCATGCTAGCTTATGGGGCTAGCCAACTTGGTGCAAAAGGGTTTACAAAAGCTGATCGAGATACGCGTGATCGGACACTTTTTGCTAGGCTATTCGTACGGAATTTTAAGATCTAGGAATATAAGCAATAAAAAGTTCAGAAAATTCTTTGGATACAACCTTTATTTCGTCGAGCTCCGAGTCCAACGCAGGCTAATCTTCCTTCTTTTGAATGAGTATAACCAGTTGTTCACAGTCGATTGAAAGACCATTTCTCTGTGTCCAAACTTCAGTATCACTTGCATTGTCCATAGTAAACTTTCAGCTGCCGTTTGCAGTGGTGATTTGGTGCGTGTATATCGGCCCTTGCTCCAAACAACATTGGAAAGTCACCATCTATTAAC
The nucleotide sequence above comes from Brassica napus cultivar Da-Ae chromosome A9, Da-Ae, whole genome shotgun sequence. Encoded proteins:
- the LOC125578601 gene encoding pentatricopeptide repeat-containing protein At1g12300, mitochondrial-like, coding for MMLRTQRWEHLTTLRSVRSHSIQTGTLRNAYEFFCERGFSSGLTSDRNLSYKEKLRSGIVGIKKDDAGGLCKKGSLSEARLLLRKMEEDGIAPDSGPYNTLIRAHLRDGDVSISVELIEEMKRCGFSADASTVKMVMDMLSDGRLDRSFLDMLS
- the LOC106400413 gene encoding WEB family protein At1g12150, with the translated sequence MANIRVQKGPESPRTEVGEIDTRAPFQSVKAAVSLFGEVVSRQRSTPRRSRLSSESVCDKETQLMLAHKQFLKIKQKLDNAEITRSRALSDLSNAKKTMEELTNKLEAVNKSKQTAIDTKETVQQREEQLEHDKSHGSPPHHHELDVAREQYLSTTVELDAAKQQLNKIRQSFDSAMDLKATALNQAAEAKRALQVNSAKVSELSKEIGDMKDAIHQLKLAATQNLEEYANIVKEKDDLRECYKTAVEEAEKKLLVLRKEYQPELSRNLEAKLIETTSEIEILREEMKKAHESEMNTVKIITNELNEATMKLQEAADEEGYLRSLVNSLRMELEEMRREREELQQREAERLETEERKKVEALKEESLKLEEMKSEALVARNEAEEMNRKIGSLKKETDSAMVAAEEAEKRLELVISKVEEAKAAEEKVREEMKMISQKQESKKQDEESSGSKIKITVQEFESLKRGAGETETAIEKKLAGIAAELEEMNTRKAEADNKLGASLKAIEEMKHATDLAQKAADSAEAAKSVVESELKRWRQKENVQHA
- the LOC106401463 gene encoding flavin-containing monooxygenase FMO GS-OX5-like, yielding MIAPSDDWSPTISKPTKMAPSCSPINSLHVAVIGAGAAGLVAARELRRESHSVVVFERNTEVGGLWVYTPQSEPDPLSLDPNRTVVHSSVYDSLRTNLPRECMGYSDFPFVPRPEHDESRDPRRYPTHREVLAYLRDFAREFKLVEMVRFGTEVVRVEQDGRKWKIRSRNSDGVSRDEIFDSVVVCNGHYTEPRVAQIPGIDLWPGKQLHSHNYRVPDPFKDQVVVVIGNFASGSDISRDLTGVAKEVHIAARSKPSETYEKLPGADNLWLHPMIETARKDGSIVFKNGKVVQADTIVHCTGYIYHFPFLNTNGYITVEDNCVGPLYKHVFPPALAPGLSFIGLPWMTLLFTLFELQSKWVAAVLSGRVTLPSEDKMMEDTNALYAKRDANGFPKRYTHRLGVVGQAEYLNWIADQIGEPPVEQWRNKELEDGYVRLATQADTFRDKWDDDHLIAEAYEDFLRQKLISAIPSQIFG